From Thermostichus vulcanus str. 'Rupite':
GGCTTGAGTCAAACCCAACTGGAGCAGGCTCAGTATGTCCGCAGTTGCGGCAGTTGCCATGTGGCCCTGCCCGCCCAAGTGTTGCCCACCGAAACCTGGCGACGGTTACTCCAGGATCCCAACCACTACGGCCAGCAGATTCAACCCTTGACGGGTGTGCCCCTACAGTTGGCCTGGGGGTATCTACGGTCCAATTCCCGCCCCTTGAGGCAACGGGAACCGGTGCCCTATCGCTTGGCGGATTCTCGCTATTTCCGGGCTTTGCATTTACAAGTTGAGTTTCCCAGTCCGGTGCGGGTGAGCAGCTGTGTGGATTGTCACCCCCGGGTGGATTTCGGGGACTTTGCCAGCCTCTCGCCAGATTGGCAGTCTTAAGTAGGGCGCGATGGGGAAGGTGAGTCACTCCATTGATATTGCAGCCATTTTAGAAGGCTATGCGCAGGGCTACTTCCTGATGGCGGATGAAGAGACGGGATCCCTGGATTGGTATGGCACGGAGCGGCATACGGTGATCCCCCTGGATGAGCGATTTCATTGTCCCCGTTCTTTGCGACCGCTGGTACGCAGTGAGCGCTTTCAGGTGCAGATCAATGCTGCGTTTGACCAAGTAGTGGAAGGATGCGCGGCCCGTCCCCAAACCTGGATTAGCCCGCAGCTCAAGCAGATCTATAGGGCTTTGCATCGGGCGGGGTTTGCCCACAGCTTTGAAACTTGGCAGGGAGACACACTGGCGGGCGGGATCCTGGGCATCACGATTGGGGCGGCGTTTATCGGTGAGTCAATGTTCTACCGCATTCCCAATGGTTCCAAGGTGGCGATGGTGAAGCTGGTGCAACACTTGCGGGCGCGGGGGTTTCGTCTGTTCGATGCTCAGTTGATGAACCCCCACTTGGCCCGTTTTGGTGCCTTTGAAATGGATGGCCCAGCTTACTGGCAGCTGTTGCAACAGTGTATTGGGATCCCCTGTACCTTTGCCTAAACCTGTTATTCAGCCTGTTGCGAGGGAACCGCAAAATCCTCTTTATCTAGCGGGCGGATTGAGCTAATCTAAAGCTATTGTTAATTTCTCGCCTTCAAGCATCTTGATGTCGCAGCCTGTTTCTCCTGACACAGAGCCCAAGGCTTCCCCCACAGCTCCACAAATGAGCTATACCCGCTTGGCCATGCGCAATATGGTGCGGAAAGGCAAAACCTCTCTGCTGCACTTCGCCCTCACCTCGCTGGGTTTGATCGGCGTTTTGGTGGGGCTAGCCTTTGCCTTTCATTAGCTGCCCCAGCCAACAGGGAAAGGTGTTACTCGTTACACTTAATGACGCTCCTTAAGCTTTTCGTAAGGTTAGGTGTTAGCAAGGATAAAGAGGACGGATGAGGATGGGTTCTAATCCCAAGGGCACTACAATCCCTGTTGCTCAAACGCCAACCTCTAGCCCTTACGGATTTGGCCTATGCAAACTTCTTCGCTAGATCGAACCTCCACTCGCTCTGGCCTTCGCCTGTTGTTGTTCGCTAAGAGTCGAGCCAGTATCGCTGAACTTGCCGAGCAGTTGCGTCAACATATTCAAGGGTTAGCAGGTCAATACCCTGCCAAGTTGGAAGTGGTGTTGTTGGAGGATCACCCCTATCTGGCGGAGCATTACAAGCTGGTGGTTACCCCAGCCTTGGTGAAGGCTGAGCCCTTGCCTGCTCAGGTGCTGGCGGGAGAAGATTTGTCCACACAACTGGAGGTGTGGTGGCCCCGTTGGCAAGGACAAGCGGCTTTGGCTTCCAATCAGGAGGATGCCGGGCAGGATCCTACCCCTCCGCCCACGACAGAGGCCCTGTTGCAAATGTCAGAAGAGGTGTTTTTGCTGCGCCAGGAACGGGCACAGTTGCGGGAACAGCTTCATTTCAAAGACCGCATTTTGGCGATGTTGGTTCACGATTTGCGCAGCCCCCTCACCGCCACAGCCCTAGCGGTAGAAACCCTACAGCAGGGGCGCGAGGGATCCCTGGACAAAGAACTGGAGCAACAACTGTTCGACCATGCCCGCCAGCAACTGCGCAAAATGGATGGCATGATCACCGACATCTTGGAGTCCGCCCGGGGCACGACATCGGAGCTGACCATTCGGGCTGTGGAAACCCAGTTGCCTAGCCTTTGCCAATCGGTGATCGAGGAGCTGTGGCCCCGCATCCGCGGCAAACAGTTGCAGTTTCAATCGGATATTCCGACGGATTTGCCTTCCGTGCAGGTGGATGGCGACAAGATTCGCCAAGTTTTATTCAATTTGCTGGACAATGCCATCAAATATACCCCTGCCGGGGGATCCATCCGCCTCAATGTTTTACACCGCACCAGCCAAAAGGTTCAGGTCACCGTCAGCGATACGGGGCCAGGGATCCCGGCAGCCGACCAAGAGAACATCTTCTTCGACTTGGTACGCCTGTCGCGGGATCAACAGCAGGAAGGCTATGGCATTGGCCTATCCCTGTGTCGGCGGATTGTGCGGGCCCATTACGGGCAAATTTGGGTAGAGTCTACCCCCGGTAAGGGCAGTAGCTTCCATTTCACCCTGCCGGTGTATCGAGTTTAAGTCAGTTGGGCGGGATCCAACCCCATTGTTGGGTGGAGGCGAACCAATCCAGCTCATTCCCGGTAAGAGGGATCCTCTCGATCCAACTTGCGGATAAGGGCTTGCCATTCCCGTTGCCCAATCGGGCCACCCCCCCGCTCAAACTGCCTGGCGGTATGCTCACAAACAGAGGCGGGCGGAATGACTAGGTTAGCGCTGGCGGACTGGGCTGCGATCTGGATGCGGCAGGATTGCTCCAGGTAGTACATGCGCACAAACGCTTCCGGGATGGTGCGACCCACCGTCAGCAGGCCATGATTGCGCAGGATCAGACTGTGATGGGAGCCCAGATCGGCAATCAACCGTTCCCGCTCGGCCAAATCGAGGGCAATACCTTCATAGTCGTGGTAGGCGAGATGACCATAAAACTGCATCGCAAATTGGCTGATCGGCAACAAACCCTCTGGCAAAGCGGCGACCGCCATCCCGGCGGGGGTGTGGGTGTGCAGCACGCAGCAGATATCAGGACGGGCACTGTGGATGGCACTGTGAATCACAAAGCCGGCGGGGTTAATCGGCCAGTTACTGGGTTCCACAAGGGTTCCATTTATGTCGATCTTGACCAGATTGGAGGCAGTCACCTCCTCGAACAGCAAGCCAAAGGGGTTGATCAAAAAATGGTCTTCTGGCCCCGGCAGGCGCACCGAAATGTGGGTGTAAACCAGATCATCCATGCCAAAACGGGCGATTAACCGATAGCAGGCCGCCAACTGACAGCGCAGTTCCGCTTCCGTCAGACCTTGGGCCGTGGGAGATGAAGAAGTGGGGGATGAAGAAAGGACAGAGGAGGTCATGGCAGCACCCCAACAAAGACAGTAAAGCCCCCTAGATATAGCCCATTGCCGCTAGAGAATCCGTATCCCAGGTGATCTGTCCTCGCCGATCCCTACGTCCCAACACCGGGATCCCCAACTGAGTTTCCAGGTGTGTGGCCAGGGCCGAATCCCGTTCCTCCCAATCTTCTAGATCCGAAGACACGGGAAAGTCTGGCTGGGATCCCAGCCTTTCACCCGTAGCCGTTGCACGGTCAAATCCTGGCTCACCGAGCAAAACCCAGCCCAAACAGCGGGCCCGCGCCTGGTGCACCAACGCCGCAAAGGCAGCCGCTTGGCTGATTGCTCCCCTCCTTGGCAGCGTCAGCAGAACCGGTAAGTTCCAAGCTCGGGCCAGATCCGCCCAGGTTTGCCCCGCCCCAATCGGATCTGCAAGGCTACCCCTCAAGACCAATAGAGGTTCTGCCCTCCCTTCGTGATTTAAGGTCGAGATCTGCTGCCAAAGATCCCGCAGATGTGCTTCCGTTTGCGCAAGTGGGGCGTAGCCCATGGGATCCCCATTCAGCCAGTGGTAGGAATGCCGAGAGCAAGCGACCCAAGCCTGAGCCACCTCCGCAACACTGGGGATCCCTGGCCCTGCCCAAGTGGCTGCCACCATCACACTCATGCGTCTCCACCTAAAGTCTCTGCCTCCCACAGGGTCAAAAACTGCGGCTGGATCTCGAAACCAAACACCAAAGCCATATCCCGCAGCATGGAAACCGTTCGCGTCAGCGGAACCGAGTCCTTGTCCAACGGCTGCTGTTTCAGCCAGCGCATCAGCACGAATAGTTTTTGGTAAACAAAGATTTCCAGAGCCTCTGGGTTATAGATGATCCCTTCGCGGGGGTTAAAGTGATGGGGCACCAACATCGCCGCATAGCGGGCTAGCTCCCCCCGTCGCCAATCGAGAAAGTAGGGGAACCAGGGGTAAACCGTATCCCAGCGAATGAACCAGAGGCGTACCTCCGGGATTTCCGACAACTCCCGTGGATCGTCAGGGCTACGCGGGTAGTCAATCACGCATTGCACCTGTTGGGCAGCCCGAGCGGGATCCGCCATCACGGTTTGCATCAACTCATGTCCCGGAGTCAAATCCAGGGTTTGGATGGCTTTGGCAGATAGGTAAAGGGTGATCGGCACAATTTCACAGCTAGGCGAGCACACTTGAAACAAAGCCGGGGATGTTTCACCACGTGGCCTTCTGCAGCTTATCGCAGCTCTGGAGCACCGGGATCCCCCACCTGCTCCACCGGGATCCCTAGGCGGCTGATCTCCAGGGCAAAACCCGCCGTTACCAAAAAGACCTGATCCGCCACACCTGCGACTTTCTGGGTTAACTCCCCCAACCGATCCCGAAACAACCGACCCATCGGGTAGGCTGGCACAACCCCCCACCCCACCTCCTCCGCCACCACAATCACCCACCCCGTAAAGTTCTCCAGGCTGGCCAGAAAAGACTGCACCCAGGGATCCCATTCTGAGGGGAAATAGTCTAATCCCTGCGCCACCCAACCCCCCAAGGAATCTACCAGCACACAGCAAGGTTGAGGGAGATCCCGTAGGCTGAAATCCAGTCCTGTTTCCCGAGTTTGCCAACTGGAGGGGCGCCGCTGCTGATGCTGTTGAACCCGTTCTGCCCATTCCGAATCGCTTGCTGGATCAGGTTTAGGCCCAGTCGCCAGATACAGCACCGATAAACCCGAAACCGTCGCCAGCTTTTCGGCCAGACGACTTTTGCCAGAGCGAACCGGGCCACAAATCAGGACAATCGGCATGGGGGTTAGGATGGGAACACATTCACCTAGGGTAACGAGAGCCTTGCCATGCAAGACAGACAGGATATCCAAAAAGATTCGAAAAAAGCAGCCTCTCAGTTCCCTTCGGCTCTGGGGATTGATCTTGCCCTCAGCTTGATCACTGTCCCGATTTTGCTGGGTTTGGTTGTAGCGGATCAAGCCAGAAAATGGCTGGGATCCCTCACCTGGGAGGATCCCGGTTGGTGGTTGGGGGAGCGGCTTCCCAACTTAGACAACACCACCCTCCAGGCCCGTCAGCAACAGAGGCAAAACCCTGCTCCCCTTGACCTTCAGGATCCTTGACCTTTCGTATCATGGATAAAGCAGTCTGAGTAGCAGGAGCCCCGTCCGTTGAGGAGCCGAGCCACACCATCACGAGATCTCACCTCCACACTCTCTGGGGTGTTGCTCTGGTTGAGTGCGTTTCTCTTCACAGCTGTGTTGAGTGCTTGTCTAGGTTATCTGTTTGGCCAACGAGCCCTCTCAGGGGTTTCTTCACCCGTTACTGACTCTGGCAATGCTGCGACTTCTGGCGAAGTCCGGGATCCTCGCACAGTGCCCTTGGTTAACGAAGCGCAAGTGATTACTGAAGCTGAGGCCAAACTCAAACCTCCTCCCACCCCAACGCCTCTGGTCGCCGCTACCCCCCCTCCGACCCCAACGCCAACCCCGACCCCCACCCCCAGCCTTTCCCCGGAGCTGGCGGAGGCCCCCACGCCTCCACCGACGCCGGTTGCTGCTACTCCAACTCCACCCCCAACTCCAACACCCTCTCCAGTCATTCGCACCCCTCCGCCTCAGCAAATTGCTGCTAGCGGGCAGGTTTCTATGCAGGTACTCTCAGCTCGTCGAGAGGGAGGTCAGGTGGTTCTCAATGTGGCCATGCAAAACAACTCAGCGGAAACGGTGCGCTTCCTCTACAGCTTCATGAACATCACCGATGACAATGGACGGGCGATCAATGCCCTTACCCAGGGTCTGCCCGGGGAACTGCCCCCCAATAGTCAGGTGTTTCAGGGAACCATCCGTATCCCCGCTTCTAGCCTGGCCGGATCCCGGGCACTGTCGGTGAGCTTAGCGGATTACCCTAGCCGACGCCACCAGTTGAGAGTGAGTGGGATCCCTGTGCCGCAGTAGGCTTACAGCCCTTTTGCGAGTTTTCTACAACAATGCTTGTGTCCCTGACAGCTTTTGGAATGAGGGACTGGGTTACATATGTACCCTGTGCAGGGTGACTAGCATTGCCCCATGGGCCGCCATGACCCTCCGGGTCGTCCGTAGGACAATGACCCTCCCGTCCGTAGGACGAGAGGCGTTGGCAAAGCAGACAGACGCGCTAGCGTGCCCTGGGTGCAAAGGGCTATAACTCAGTGCAAAGCCATCGTCAGCAATCCCTGCTGTCCCAGCAAGATCTCCCGCAATAAAGTAACCAAGCCTACCCAAACGACCGGGGCCATATCTACTCCTCCCAAAGGGGGGATCAGCTTGCGAGTTGGCCGCAGCAGAAATTCCGTTGCCCCGATCACCCAGGAGTAGGGCAGACGGGAAGTATCCAGTTGTGGGTACCAAGAAAGAAAGATCCGCAGTACGAACAGCAGGGTGTAAATTGCCAGCAATGGGCTAAGCACCCAAGAGGTAATAATCGGCAGCATAGATTGCCCAGGCAACAGGTTTGCAGGTTGAGGTTCCTTCCATTGTGACAGCCTGCCGGGATCCCGCGATAGCCCTATACTCAGCAGGCAGGGCTCGGTCAGCACTCCAGAGGGGATCCCTGTCAAAACTGTTTTGGATTTTTCTTTAGGATCTCAACCCGACGGTTACCCTTAGACCGCTATGCCGAAGGGAAAATCCTCCGAAACCCTCAACTCTTTTGCCGGAAATGGCCCCAACTGCCCGAGTTTGGGATAGCACTGGGAAGACTAACGGCATAATGGTCGTATCTCGCTGGACTTTAGGCAGGGATCCCATGCAAGGGAAACTACAAGAGATCGATATCCGCAGTATCCTCCAGCTGATCGAGTTGGGCCAGCGCACCGGGGAGCTTTTCGTAGAGGCCAGCCCCTCCGCCTACTGGTTTGTGTTTTTCCTCAACGGGCGGATCATCTATGCTTCCGACACCGAAGGTAACATCACCCGCCTGCGAGACTACCTGCACCGGTTCAAGGTGGAAGCCGCCCTCGACCAAATCCAAATCCCCCACAAGGCCGCCGTCAACGCTCCCGAGTACAACCGCCTCTGGGCTTTGCTGGAAAACCACAAACTCAACCCCAACCAAGGCAAACAGATCCTCCTGAGCATGGTACGGGAAGTGCTCTTCGATCTGCTCAGCCTCCACCACGGTTCCTTTATTTTCGAGGCCGGATCCCCGTTAGCCCCCCAGCTCACCACCTTCCCCGTTACCCCGCTTCTGACGGAGATCGTGACGCAAGTGCAGGAATGGAAAAAGTTATACCCTTACATCCAAACCCCCAACCAAGCCCCCACCATCCTCAACCCCACCCCTTTGCAGCAAAACCTGCCTGCTCCTGTTTTCAAGGCCTTAAGCGAGTGGTCAAATGGGAAAACCAGTATCCGCCAAATGGGGCGTTACCTCGGTCGAGATACCCTGACTGTAGCCAAAGCCATCTACCCCTATGTTCGCCAAGGGGCCATTCAACTGTCGGAGCCTATCCTGATCGCAGAGCCTAAACCCAGTCGTCCTCTTAGCCTGAGCGGCAAACCCAGCCACATCCTCTGCATCGACGACTCTATGGCCATCCAAAAAAACGTGGAGTTTATCTTGCAAAACGAAGGTTATCAGGTGACCACCATTGGCAACCCCCTCAAGGCGCTCGGGCAGGTGTTTCTCCTCAATCCCGACATGATCCTCTGTGATGTGGCCATGCCCAAACTGGATGGCTACGAGCTGTGTGCCATGTTGCGCAAGTCCAGCCAATTTCGTCAAACCCCCATGATCATGCTGACTGGCAAAGATGGCTTCACCGACCGCATCAAAGCCCGCATGGCCGGAGCCAATGAATTCCTCAGCAAGCCTTTCTCGGAGAAGGAATTGTTGACCATTGTCGAATCTTATGTTGGCCCTCCTCCGAAACGGGGCCCCAGTGAGTAAGTGCCCGTCAGTAAGCGGCAGTGAGGCAAAGGGGTGGCAGCCAAACCCTCACAAAGGGGAAATACTGGACAGAGGGATAAACCCATCGAAACAATAGGGGTAGCACAGCCAACCTAAAATCAGGGAGCTGGGGTGAGGTTAGAGACCCATCTCAGTAGCTGCGGCGGTTGCTTGGGGGTACAACAAAAACAACAGGAGCAAGACAACGATGAAAGTGCTGGTGGTGGATGACAACCGTACCTACCTGGAGACCATTTCCAGTCTGCTTTCCGACAGTGGTTTGGAAGTCTCAACAGCTATGGATGGTGTAGAAGCCATGGATGCCATCCGTGAGCAAAAACCAGACTTAGTAGTGCTGGATGTGGTGATGCCGCGCATGAATGGCTACGAGGTGTGTCGAGAAGTGAAGGGGGATGAAAGTACCAAGCACATTCGCATCGTCATGTGCTCCACCAAAGATCAAGCCTTTGACATTGAGTGGGCGAAGCGCAACCAGGCGGATGCCTATGTCACCAAGCCCTTCAAACCTCAGGAATTGTTAGCGACTATCAAAAATCAGTTGCGGGAGATCAACCGGAAATGAGTCGTGTTTTGGTTGTAGAAGACAGCCAATCTCAGCGGGAGATGATCAGTAACTTGCTGAAGCAGAGCGGTCTAGAGGTGACCGTTGTTGCGGATGGATTGGAAGCTCTGGAAGCGGTGCAGGGCGAAAGGCCGGATTTAATCGTGTTGGATATTGTCATGCCACGCATGAATGGCTACGAAGTGTGCCGCCGCCTAAAAGCGGATCCCCTCACCCAAAAAACACCGATTGTGATGTGTTCATCCAAGGGGGAAGAATTTGATCGGTATTGGGGGATCCGGCAGGGGGCTGATGCCTATATTGCCAAACCCTTTCAGCCCCAAGAATTAGTGGGTACGATTAAACAATTGTTGAGAGGTTAAGAACTGCCCGTGACCCATCCCTTCCGGTGATGCCCGAAAGGTGTGCTGTATTCGAGCACTCTTGGAGAAGGGCAGGCTGACCACTCATATGCATCAAACCATCACGCGGGGGAGCGTCATGCTGGGGGATCTGGATTTATTAATGGGGGATGAGACCCAAGAATTGCAGGAGATAGAGGCCCCAGAAGGGGAGCTATTCCTGAAGTTCAAGGTGTCGACTGGAGAGCAATTTGCCCTGCCAGCAGTTTCGGTGGTGGAGGTGATGAGCATCGGGCCTGAGAAAATTACTCCCATGCCCAATGTGGCACCTGTTTTGCTCGGCACCCTCAATCTGCGGGGTGAAATTATTTGGGTTGCTGATCTCGGGCAGTTTTTGGGAATTAGCCCCCCCCTGAATGTGGATCGCACTGAGCTGCCAGTGGTGGCGATCATGGAGCAACAAGATTTGCTCATGGGCCTGGCTGTGGATTTAATTGTGGGCATGGAGTGGCTGAAAACCGAATCGGTACGGCCTGCTCTCACGGCCCCCGAAGCCATGGCTCCCTTTCTGCGGGGGGAATGGATGGTGGCCGAGACAGGGTTAACCTTGCCATTGCTGGATCAGTCAGCCATCCTGAGATCTAATCGTTGGGGTTGATGAAGCGTCGGCGGGGAGAGGGTGTATAGTTCGTATCAAACGATCCGATCGAACCCATTTTGGATGGGGAAAGCTGAGATACCCTTAACCCTTGACGGACAGTCACCCGGTTCTCTAGGGTGCCTCTTCCCGTAGCTTCCCCAAAGCAGAGGCTAGAGATTTGAAAGGCAGAGGCCGCAGACCCCACTGGGGAGATGACTCATATATACCACGAGGGGTTCTGAGGTATGGGTGTTGAGGAGAGTTCCGTTAAATCCGTGTTAGTGCGCGAACAGAGGTAACGAAGCAGTGAAGGGAGGATCCATGGTTTCGAGCGCGAACAATCAAAGAGACTACACCGATGCGGTGGCCGCATTTTGGCAAGGAGACTACGTCCAGGCGGTGCGGTTGTTCAACCAGGTGGTCGCTGCTCAGCCGCAAGATACTGCTGTCAAGCTGTTGCTGGCTTCTGCGCAAAGACAAGCGGGCCAGTTGCGAGAAGCCCGTCACACCTACGACACCATCCTGCAAACCTCCAGCAGCCCGGATGAGTTGCAGTCGGCCCAAAAAGGCTTGGAGGAGCTGTTGCAAATGGCACCGGAATTGGCGGATATGCCCTACCCAGGGGAAGAAGTGGAGGGCTTTCAGGAGGAGAATTTCCCCACGTCCGATCCCTTTTCCGATCCAGAGGGCTTTGACCTTGATCCGAATGGGTTTCCAGAAGCGGATCCCTTTCCGCAGTTTGAGACGATGGAAGCGGAATCGGAGGACTTTTCTGTGCCAGATCCCTTTGCCGACCCCTTTGCAGCGGATCCCTTCCCAATGGAGAGCGATGAGTTCGCTGGTGGGCAGGGGGGAAGCTTTGAGGATCCCTTCGAGACTGGGCTACAGATGCCGGATCCCTTCAGCGAAGCTTCTGAGCCAAAGCCCCTATTGACACCGCCGATTGTGGTGAGTCCAG
This genomic window contains:
- a CDS encoding diheme cytochrome c, with the protein product MIAVLAGLTGSLLTGVGQNPVAQAQQGLSQTQLEQAQYVRSCGSCHVALPAQVLPTETWRRLLQDPNHYGQQIQPLTGVPLQLAWGYLRSNSRPLRQREPVPYRLADSRYFRALHLQVEFPSPVRVSSCVDCHPRVDFGDFASLSPDWQS
- the aat gene encoding leucyl/phenylalanyl-tRNA--protein transferase; amino-acid sequence: MSHSIDIAAILEGYAQGYFLMADEETGSLDWYGTERHTVIPLDERFHCPRSLRPLVRSERFQVQINAAFDQVVEGCAARPQTWISPQLKQIYRALHRAGFAHSFETWQGDTLAGGILGITIGAAFIGESMFYRIPNGSKVAMVKLVQHLRARGFRLFDAQLMNPHLARFGAFEMDGPAYWQLLQQCIGIPCTFA
- a CDS encoding DUF3285 domain-containing protein, with amino-acid sequence MSQPVSPDTEPKASPTAPQMSYTRLAMRNMVRKGKTSLLHFALTSLGLIGVLVGLAFAFH
- a CDS encoding histidine kinase, with amino-acid sequence MQTSSLDRTSTRSGLRLLLFAKSRASIAELAEQLRQHIQGLAGQYPAKLEVVLLEDHPYLAEHYKLVVTPALVKAEPLPAQVLAGEDLSTQLEVWWPRWQGQAALASNQEDAGQDPTPPPTTEALLQMSEEVFLLRQERAQLREQLHFKDRILAMLVHDLRSPLTATALAVETLQQGREGSLDKELEQQLFDHARQQLRKMDGMITDILESARGTTSELTIRAVETQLPSLCQSVIEELWPRIRGKQLQFQSDIPTDLPSVQVDGDKIRQVLFNLLDNAIKYTPAGGSIRLNVLHRTSQKVQVTVSDTGPGIPAADQENIFFDLVRLSRDQQQEGYGIGLSLCRRIVRAHYGQIWVESTPGKGSSFHFTLPVYRV
- a CDS encoding class II aldolase/adducin family protein — protein: MTSSVLSSSPTSSSPTAQGLTEAELRCQLAACYRLIARFGMDDLVYTHISVRLPGPEDHFLINPFGLLFEEVTASNLVKIDINGTLVEPSNWPINPAGFVIHSAIHSARPDICCVLHTHTPAGMAVAALPEGLLPISQFAMQFYGHLAYHDYEGIALDLAERERLIADLGSHHSLILRNHGLLTVGRTIPEAFVRMYYLEQSCRIQIAAQSASANLVIPPASVCEHTARQFERGGGPIGQREWQALIRKLDREDPSYRE
- a CDS encoding CRR6 family NdhI maturation factor — translated: MPITLYLSAKAIQTLDLTPGHELMQTVMADPARAAQQVQCVIDYPRSPDDPRELSEIPEVRLWFIRWDTVYPWFPYFLDWRRGELARYAAMLVPHHFNPREGIIYNPEALEIFVYQKLFVLMRWLKQQPLDKDSVPLTRTVSMLRDMALVFGFEIQPQFLTLWEAETLGGDA
- the cobU gene encoding bifunctional adenosylcobinamide kinase/adenosylcobinamide-phosphate guanylyltransferase, which translates into the protein MPIVLICGPVRSGKSRLAEKLATVSGLSVLYLATGPKPDPASDSEWAERVQQHQQRRPSSWQTRETGLDFSLRDLPQPCCVLVDSLGGWVAQGLDYFPSEWDPWVQSFLASLENFTGWVIVVAEEVGWGVVPAYPMGRLFRDRLGELTQKVAGVADQVFLVTAGFALEISRLGIPVEQVGDPGAPELR
- a CDS encoding YggT family protein, encoding MLPIITSWVLSPLLAIYTLLFVLRIFLSWYPQLDTSRLPYSWVIGATEFLLRPTRKLIPPLGGVDMAPVVWVGLVTLLREILLGQQGLLTMALH
- a CDS encoding response regulator — translated: MQGKLQEIDIRSILQLIELGQRTGELFVEASPSAYWFVFFLNGRIIYASDTEGNITRLRDYLHRFKVEAALDQIQIPHKAAVNAPEYNRLWALLENHKLNPNQGKQILLSMVREVLFDLLSLHHGSFIFEAGSPLAPQLTTFPVTPLLTEIVTQVQEWKKLYPYIQTPNQAPTILNPTPLQQNLPAPVFKALSEWSNGKTSIRQMGRYLGRDTLTVAKAIYPYVRQGAIQLSEPILIAEPKPSRPLSLSGKPSHILCIDDSMAIQKNVEFILQNEGYQVTTIGNPLKALGQVFLLNPDMILCDVAMPKLDGYELCAMLRKSSQFRQTPMIMLTGKDGFTDRIKARMAGANEFLSKPFSEKELLTIVESYVGPPPKRGPSE
- a CDS encoding response regulator, with the translated sequence MKVLVVDDNRTYLETISSLLSDSGLEVSTAMDGVEAMDAIREQKPDLVVLDVVMPRMNGYEVCREVKGDESTKHIRIVMCSTKDQAFDIEWAKRNQADAYVTKPFKPQELLATIKNQLREINRK
- a CDS encoding response regulator transcription factor, with product MSRVLVVEDSQSQREMISNLLKQSGLEVTVVADGLEALEAVQGERPDLIVLDIVMPRMNGYEVCRRLKADPLTQKTPIVMCSSKGEEFDRYWGIRQGADAYIAKPFQPQELVGTIKQLLRG
- a CDS encoding CheW domain-containing protein, yielding MLGDLDLLMGDETQELQEIEAPEGELFLKFKVSTGEQFALPAVSVVEVMSIGPEKITPMPNVAPVLLGTLNLRGEIIWVADLGQFLGISPPLNVDRTELPVVAIMEQQDLLMGLAVDLIVGMEWLKTESVRPALTAPEAMAPFLRGEWMVAETGLTLPLLDQSAILRSNRWG